Proteins from a single region of Coraliomargarita parva:
- a CDS encoding multiheme c-type cytochrome has protein sequence MRSKSPFQIARILALLCLLLLAFVSGCGRGDQAKLARIVLTADIRGRLVPCGCFTGQLGGMTRLHTRIGSNKKQNELRLDVGDAIRGTEDYHQMEYAHILEAFQLMQFDALNLGGREAQLSAEVLKELHDRTDAPLISANLIDTESDSPLLPVYRVSDLSGTKVIITGIIDPASMHGQSSGSGLRVEDPDQILRELLPKLRKDCDLLILLAFANENRLRHYAEEYYEADFILGGDVSQPSGNTRHINQSQVFYVANESRTIGLIDFSTQRIPERQRADIKVLNAQPELLYEDIPESLQIRSLANNYRDLVRTAELDIDDPGKLDADRIPGVRQAAEYVGTENCIACHQEDYSVWRKSGHAKAWETLVHNNADADPNCIRCHTVGFGTESGYRRAYRHEKLVSVGCESCHGPGSRHVEERSKNLPVTFHFRPLAEADCRSCHYGEFSRPFEWDLFWPDIAHGRQADRLSLTAVTDERKQ, from the coding sequence ATGCGCTCCAAGAGCCCATTCCAGATTGCCCGCATACTCGCTCTACTCTGCCTGCTCCTGCTGGCCTTCGTTTCAGGTTGCGGGCGCGGCGACCAAGCGAAGCTCGCCCGGATCGTACTGACCGCAGACATCCGCGGACGACTGGTTCCCTGCGGGTGTTTCACCGGGCAATTGGGCGGAATGACCCGCTTGCATACGCGAATCGGATCGAACAAGAAACAGAATGAGCTGCGACTGGATGTCGGCGATGCCATCCGTGGCACGGAGGACTACCACCAAATGGAATACGCTCACATCCTCGAAGCATTCCAATTGATGCAGTTCGACGCACTCAATCTCGGCGGCCGCGAAGCCCAGCTATCCGCCGAGGTTCTCAAGGAGCTGCACGATAGGACGGACGCGCCGCTGATCAGCGCCAACCTGATTGACACGGAAAGCGACTCCCCCCTCCTGCCGGTCTATAGAGTAAGCGATCTATCCGGAACCAAAGTCATCATTACCGGAATCATTGACCCGGCATCGATGCATGGCCAATCCTCGGGTTCCGGCCTGCGAGTGGAAGACCCGGACCAGATATTGCGCGAACTGCTCCCGAAGCTACGTAAGGACTGCGACTTGCTAATCCTGCTCGCCTTCGCCAACGAAAACAGGCTACGGCATTATGCTGAGGAATACTACGAAGCCGACTTCATACTCGGCGGCGATGTAAGCCAACCTTCCGGGAACACGCGCCACATCAACCAATCCCAGGTCTTTTACGTGGCCAACGAGTCCCGCACGATCGGGCTTATTGATTTTTCGACCCAACGCATCCCCGAGCGGCAACGTGCGGACATAAAGGTGCTGAACGCACAGCCGGAACTGCTCTATGAGGACATTCCGGAATCCCTACAGATTCGTTCGCTCGCCAACAACTACCGGGATCTGGTACGCACAGCGGAGCTCGACATCGACGACCCCGGCAAGCTCGATGCAGACCGCATCCCCGGTGTGCGGCAAGCCGCGGAATACGTCGGCACGGAGAACTGCATCGCGTGCCACCAAGAGGACTATTCGGTCTGGCGCAAAAGCGGGCACGCAAAGGCATGGGAAACTTTGGTCCACAACAATGCGGATGCCGACCCGAACTGTATTCGCTGCCACACCGTGGGCTTCGGCACCGAGTCCGGCTACCGCCGTGCCTACCGGCACGAAAAACTCGTCAGCGTCGGCTGTGAGAGCTGTCATGGTCCGGGCAGCCGCCATGTCGAGGAACGCAGCAAGAACCTGCCGGTCACTTTCCATTTCCGCCCGCTGGCCGAAGCAGACTGCCGCAGCTGCCACTACGGTGAATTCAGCCGCCCCTTTGAATGGGATCTCTTCTGGCCCGACATCGCCCATGGACGGCAAGCCGATCGACTCTCCCTGACTGCCGTCACCGACGAAAGGAAGCAATGA
- a CDS encoding DUF4159 domain-containing protein, which yields MTRLTRAVFIVCLSLMPLLCRGKAPRAKASDLAQLQVGNLIYGKQQSSVCFADRFLKTIRETTHLEVGNSFVPVDLSSPDLFDLPFCIFSGEGSFNLSEQERENLRTYLKSGGFILASPSCSNADWDRSLRREIALCLPEEELAQIPMSHPIFSMINQIDKLVDKKGKPVFLQGMHINGRLVMVYSVEGLNDVKNAKGCCCCGGNEIRNPALVNVNIFTYATIY from the coding sequence ATGACCCGATTGACCCGCGCCGTCTTCATCGTCTGCCTCAGCCTAATGCCCCTCCTGTGCCGGGGCAAAGCACCCCGGGCCAAAGCGAGTGACCTCGCTCAACTTCAGGTCGGCAACCTGATCTACGGGAAACAACAGAGTTCCGTTTGCTTTGCCGACCGCTTTCTAAAGACCATACGTGAGACCACGCATCTGGAGGTTGGCAACAGTTTCGTACCGGTCGATCTCTCGTCTCCCGACCTCTTCGACCTCCCCTTCTGTATCTTTTCCGGCGAAGGCAGTTTCAACCTGAGCGAGCAAGAACGTGAGAACCTGCGCACGTATCTCAAATCCGGCGGCTTCATCCTAGCCAGCCCGAGTTGTTCAAATGCGGACTGGGACCGTTCCCTGCGTCGTGAAATCGCACTTTGCCTGCCGGAAGAAGAACTGGCCCAAATCCCCATGAGCCATCCGATCTTTTCCATGATCAACCAGATCGACAAGCTCGTGGACAAGAAGGGCAAACCGGTCTTCCTGCAGGGCATGCATATCAACGGCCGACTGGTGATGGTCTATTCCGTTGAAGGTCTCAACGACGTGAAAAACGCGAAAGGCTGTTGCTGCTGCGGTGGCAATGAGATCCGCAATCCTGCCCTCGTGAACGTCAACATTTTCACCTACGCAACCATTTACTAG
- a CDS encoding vWA domain-containing protein, translating to MSFLNPGLFALAIPMLALPLLIHLLSRRSSRPYRFPSIRLLKVSLTRSAAIYRWRHWLLLLTRTCLLACLLLAFLQPLLHRRGAVPNEAQRIVLILLDHSVSMEHKHGGTTAREQAMSEGARILATLREGDRVNVIRVGHESKPAFHQPGLDIQQAREFIMSTPPGVGRADFSLANQSFAGIPAEDGVEIEIYYLSDFQRSDWSNVDFRPLPPQSRSFFVDVGARVRDNRALIELQLTGESVSGSMARIEAKLANYSGTARDETVTLLLDGRPIGQHPVYVAPNSVSQFEIPLVLPETGKHVLELQIPGDALAADDHFFAVLDIQEKEEILLVTSGEEGALQTARYLEAALNPYPGSAGSVRPRQVTSETLSEADLASVSKLFISNSGPIHPDQAKQIAEFLFAGGNLVWYLNGPADPQSLSELGAAIGEAGMALQLGDWMESDQLSAAKRVIRGNFDSPFLKLFSGTRRQDLGLLEVYDNFAAARTGTGETLLYFDDGSPALSLQEHGLGQILLVNFSPAPEASNLVKQRFFPVWTQSILAAFHGGGSAPIHYQVGDQIVTEVWREEISHSQFQDPGGQPVSTQVTVTGSRASVSFPANQPGLYQLVNRRQLAEAFAVNLPPEEADLRPVDMSTLPERNNASEAEAFVERVGTDYQTAALGRPVFHWFVAAALACALLEICLQALIRHHTPGVTTKE from the coding sequence ATGTCTTTTCTCAACCCAGGCCTGTTCGCACTCGCAATCCCGATGCTGGCGCTGCCGCTGCTGATCCACCTGCTCAGCCGCCGCTCTTCCAGACCCTACCGTTTTCCCTCGATCCGGCTGCTCAAGGTCAGCCTGACCCGCAGCGCGGCAATCTACCGCTGGCGTCACTGGCTCCTGCTCTTAACCCGCACCTGCCTCTTGGCCTGCCTCCTCCTCGCCTTCCTTCAACCGCTGCTGCACCGCCGTGGCGCCGTGCCCAATGAGGCGCAACGCATCGTGCTCATCCTGCTGGACCATTCGGTGAGCATGGAGCATAAGCACGGCGGAACGACCGCACGTGAACAAGCCATGAGCGAAGGGGCCCGAATTTTAGCAACCCTTCGGGAGGGCGACCGGGTGAATGTCATCCGTGTCGGCCACGAGTCAAAGCCGGCGTTCCATCAGCCCGGGCTGGATATCCAGCAAGCCCGCGAATTCATAATGTCCACCCCTCCCGGTGTGGGCCGAGCGGATTTCAGCCTGGCCAACCAAAGCTTCGCAGGTATCCCGGCGGAAGACGGCGTCGAGATTGAAATTTACTACCTTTCCGATTTTCAACGCTCGGACTGGTCGAATGTCGACTTTCGCCCCCTGCCCCCTCAATCACGCAGCTTCTTTGTCGATGTCGGTGCAAGGGTACGGGATAACCGGGCGCTCATCGAACTCCAGCTCACGGGCGAATCAGTGTCCGGGAGCATGGCCCGGATCGAAGCGAAGCTGGCCAACTACTCCGGCACAGCCCGGGACGAAACCGTCACCCTGCTGCTCGACGGCCGTCCGATCGGCCAGCACCCGGTCTACGTGGCTCCCAACTCCGTCAGCCAATTCGAGATTCCGCTGGTACTTCCCGAAACCGGCAAGCATGTGCTGGAACTGCAAATCCCGGGCGATGCGCTTGCGGCCGACGACCATTTCTTCGCGGTTCTCGATATTCAGGAAAAGGAGGAAATCCTGCTCGTGACCTCCGGCGAGGAAGGAGCCTTACAAACGGCCCGCTACCTCGAAGCCGCCCTCAACCCCTATCCCGGCAGCGCCGGATCGGTCCGCCCGCGACAAGTCACGAGCGAGACACTGTCCGAAGCCGATCTGGCCTCCGTCAGCAAACTATTCATCTCCAACTCCGGCCCGATCCACCCCGACCAGGCCAAGCAAATCGCCGAATTCCTCTTTGCCGGCGGCAATCTGGTCTGGTACCTCAACGGTCCGGCCGATCCGCAAAGCCTGAGCGAACTGGGAGCTGCGATCGGTGAAGCAGGTATGGCCCTGCAGCTGGGCGATTGGATGGAAAGCGACCAGTTAAGCGCGGCCAAACGGGTCATCCGCGGGAACTTCGACTCCCCTTTCCTCAAGCTGTTTTCGGGAACACGGCGACAGGACCTGGGGCTGCTCGAAGTCTACGACAACTTTGCCGCCGCACGCACCGGGACCGGCGAGACTCTACTCTACTTCGACGACGGCAGCCCGGCCCTGAGTTTGCAGGAACACGGACTCGGGCAAATCCTCCTGGTGAATTTCTCCCCCGCCCCGGAAGCCAGCAACCTCGTGAAGCAACGCTTTTTCCCGGTCTGGACGCAGTCCATCCTGGCGGCTTTCCATGGCGGCGGCTCCGCCCCGATCCACTACCAGGTGGGCGACCAGATCGTCACCGAAGTCTGGCGTGAAGAGATCAGCCACAGCCAGTTTCAAGATCCCGGCGGACAACCGGTTTCGACTCAGGTAACAGTCACTGGCAGCCGTGCCAGTGTCAGCTTCCCGGCCAACCAGCCCGGACTCTATCAACTGGTAAACCGCCGGCAATTGGCCGAAGCCTTTGCGGTCAACCTGCCCCCGGAAGAGGCGGACCTGCGCCCGGTTGACATGTCGACCCTGCCGGAGCGCAATAATGCATCCGAAGCGGAAGCCTTTGTGGAGCGCGTCGGTACCGACTACCAGACGGCCGCGCTGGGGCGCCCTGTCTTTCACTGGTTCGTAGCCGCCGCACTTGCCTGTGCGCTTTTAGAGATCTGCCTGCAGGCCTTGATCCGCCATCACACCCCCGGAGTCACCACGAAAGAATGA
- a CDS encoding DUF58 domain-containing protein, whose translation MNPNKLILHTVSGGRRVRTPPLPPGKRFPLLSPSELERYKNLYTFTKMRVEGHLSGRHKSPFQGSSSDFADYHEYSPGQDVSRIDWRVYGRSRRLYVRRFEEETDMAIYLLVDVSASMNYGGSGRMPKFIHAARLAAAIAYLAVRQRDKVALGLVGKELRNYCKAGGSRLHLQNLLQMLESVYPAQSTSLATALHNCAEVFRRRGRLVLISDFHDDLDAVLDALGHFRHRGFEIQLYQILDPDELKLPRSAAVEFIDMENHERVRADIDEIRKLYMQRIQDVIRRLGDESVRRHFFHHLVNPNSPLHSGLEAYLNAGKRPPSILA comes from the coding sequence ATGAACCCGAACAAGCTCATCCTGCATACGGTCTCCGGCGGCCGGCGCGTCCGGACACCACCGCTGCCCCCCGGCAAACGCTTTCCGCTCCTCAGCCCGTCCGAGCTCGAACGCTACAAGAACCTGTACACCTTTACCAAGATGCGAGTGGAAGGCCATCTCAGCGGACGACACAAGTCCCCCTTCCAGGGGTCATCCAGCGATTTCGCGGATTACCACGAATACTCCCCGGGCCAGGATGTGAGCCGCATCGACTGGCGTGTCTACGGCCGTTCCCGGCGCCTCTATGTCCGCCGGTTCGAAGAAGAAACGGACATGGCCATCTACCTACTGGTGGACGTCAGCGCCTCCATGAATTACGGAGGCTCCGGACGCATGCCCAAATTCATCCATGCCGCACGACTGGCCGCCGCGATCGCCTACCTGGCAGTCCGCCAGCGGGACAAAGTTGCGCTCGGACTGGTCGGCAAGGAACTCCGTAATTATTGCAAGGCAGGCGGCAGCCGACTGCACCTGCAGAATCTGTTGCAGATGCTGGAAAGCGTTTATCCGGCACAGAGTACCAGCCTTGCAACCGCGCTGCATAATTGCGCCGAAGTCTTCCGCCGCCGCGGGCGCCTCGTCCTGATCTCGGATTTCCATGACGACCTGGATGCCGTGCTCGATGCGCTGGGGCATTTCCGTCACCGTGGATTCGAGATCCAGCTCTACCAGATACTCGACCCGGACGAGCTCAAGTTGCCACGTTCCGCCGCAGTCGAGTTTATCGACATGGAGAACCATGAACGGGTGCGCGCCGACATCGATGAAATCCGAAAGCTCTACATGCAGCGCATACAGGATGTGATCCGCCGCCTGGGCGACGAATCCGTGCGCCGGCACTTTTTCCACCACCTGGTCAACCCGAACTCCCCCCTGCATTCCGGACTGGAAGCCTACCTGAACGCGGGCAAGCGCCCCCCCAGCATTCTCGCCTGA
- a CDS encoding AAA family ATPase translates to MPDLSLETATQTYKRLREAFAPVIVGQDAIIELLLVSLFSKGHCLLIGVPGLAKTLLAKSVADALAVEFKRIQFTPDLMPADILGSELIQEDENRHLRFEHQKGPIFTNLLLADEINRTPPKTQSALLEAMQERRVTLAGVSHPLPDPFLVIATQNPIEQEGTYPLPEAQLDRFMFSLYIEYPELEDEKEIVRRTTCGQFQSVASVASREEIVAIQELAAAMPVGEHVLAYAVELAASTRASSPNAPQLSKDYIEWGAGPRASQYLIIGAKTRALLQGRAAPETEDVRAVAHAVLQHRIVPNYRATGEGLSARKLITHLVEAVKEPTYA, encoded by the coding sequence ATGCCTGATCTCTCGCTTGAAACTGCCACCCAAACCTACAAACGACTCCGCGAAGCCTTTGCCCCCGTCATCGTGGGACAAGATGCCATCATCGAGCTTCTACTCGTCAGCCTCTTTTCAAAAGGCCACTGCCTCCTGATCGGCGTTCCCGGCCTGGCCAAAACCCTCTTGGCTAAGAGCGTGGCCGACGCGCTGGCAGTTGAGTTCAAACGTATCCAGTTCACCCCGGACCTGATGCCTGCGGACATCCTAGGCTCCGAGCTGATCCAAGAGGACGAAAACCGCCATCTGCGCTTCGAGCACCAGAAAGGTCCGATCTTCACCAATTTGCTGTTGGCCGACGAAATCAACCGCACACCACCGAAGACGCAATCCGCCCTGCTCGAAGCCATGCAGGAGCGGCGTGTCACCCTGGCCGGAGTCTCCCACCCGCTGCCGGACCCGTTCCTCGTCATTGCGACCCAGAACCCGATCGAGCAAGAAGGCACTTACCCTCTACCGGAGGCGCAACTCGACCGCTTCATGTTCTCCCTCTACATCGAGTATCCGGAGCTCGAGGATGAGAAAGAGATCGTGCGACGCACGACCTGCGGCCAGTTTCAATCGGTCGCCTCGGTCGCCAGTCGGGAGGAGATCGTGGCGATCCAGGAGTTGGCAGCCGCCATGCCGGTCGGTGAACACGTGCTGGCCTACGCCGTCGAACTGGCGGCCAGCACCCGCGCTTCCTCGCCCAACGCGCCCCAGTTATCCAAAGACTACATCGAATGGGGCGCCGGACCGCGCGCCTCGCAGTACTTGATCATCGGTGCCAAGACCCGCGCACTCCTCCAAGGTCGGGCCGCCCCGGAAACGGAGGATGTCCGCGCGGTGGCCCATGCCGTCCTGCAGCACCGTATCGTACCGAACTACCGAGCCACCGGGGAGGGCCTGAGCGCCCGTAAGCTCATTACCCACCTGGTCGAAGCGGTGAAAGAGCCGACTTACGCTTAA
- a CDS encoding TlpA family protein disulfide reductase, translating to MKSFVLILALLSLTISMPAQTSDGDFSFAYEGNAQKRERLADLQGSSQPPALELSAWLNSEGFSLEDLKGKVVVLDFWATWCGPCIASIPKNNKLQERFKDELVLIGICNPRGAENMEQVVQSKGIRYPVAVDPEGATIEAYGVNGFPDYYIIDPNGVLVVADCTNSQVAAVVERLLAKVPEPALPQADASQDAQSSSSTSSL from the coding sequence ATGAAAAGCTTTGTTCTGATCCTCGCCCTGCTCTCGCTCACGATCTCCATGCCGGCTCAAACCTCGGACGGGGACTTTTCCTTTGCTTATGAGGGGAATGCTCAGAAGCGGGAGCGATTGGCTGACCTGCAGGGGAGTTCCCAGCCACCGGCGCTGGAGTTGTCCGCCTGGTTGAATTCCGAGGGCTTCTCCCTTGAGGATTTGAAAGGCAAAGTGGTGGTCTTGGACTTCTGGGCGACCTGGTGTGGCCCCTGCATCGCCAGTATACCCAAGAACAACAAGCTGCAGGAGCGCTTTAAGGATGAGCTGGTTTTGATCGGTATTTGCAATCCCCGCGGTGCGGAGAACATGGAGCAGGTCGTGCAATCAAAGGGGATCCGTTATCCGGTCGCGGTTGATCCTGAAGGTGCGACCATTGAGGCCTACGGTGTGAACGGCTTTCCCGACTACTATATCATTGACCCAAACGGTGTCCTGGTTGTTGCGGATTGTACCAACAGCCAAGTGGCGGCCGTGGTCGAGCGCTTGCTGGCGAAGGTACCGGAGCCGGCCTTGCCGCAAGCCGATGCATCGCAGGACGCTCAGTCCTCCAGTTCGACTTCCAGCTTGTAG